The following are from one region of the Mesorhizobium sp. B2-8-5 genome:
- a CDS encoding methyltransferase, producing the protein MTNPSQQVMRLGFGFAVSQALRVVIELGIPDLLASGEQSVEDLAAATKTDAESLYRVMRLLAPEGVFTEVRPRHFTLMEVGAALRSDRPGPRDFIRMVNSEAYLAFEQLLHSVRTGKPAFDKVFGSPRFDWLSAHPEQAALFQRAMIAQGQGSNEAVADAYDFSRYTRVVDVGGGHGQLLSAILARNPHLSGVLLDLASGVAAARQEAGSDPSRTDFVVGDFFDSVPVGDVYVIKKVIHDWDDERAELILRRCREAMQTHGRVLVAETLVPAGDEPAQIKAIDVVMLAVTGGLERTEAQYARLFEAAGLKLERVIDTTAPISILEASPA; encoded by the coding sequence ATGACCAACCCGTCGCAACAAGTCATGAGGCTGGGTTTCGGATTTGCCGTGTCACAGGCGCTGCGCGTCGTCATCGAACTCGGCATTCCCGATCTTCTGGCTTCCGGCGAGCAGTCAGTTGAAGATTTGGCGGCCGCCACGAAGACGGATGCGGAATCGCTCTATCGCGTCATGCGGCTTCTGGCGCCGGAGGGGGTCTTCACTGAAGTTCGCCCTCGTCATTTTACCTTGATGGAGGTGGGAGCGGCGCTTCGTTCCGATCGACCCGGACCACGCGACTTCATCCGGATGGTCAACAGCGAGGCCTATCTTGCGTTCGAGCAGCTTCTGCATTCCGTCCGCACCGGAAAGCCGGCCTTCGACAAGGTGTTCGGAAGTCCGAGGTTCGATTGGCTTTCGGCCCATCCGGAACAGGCTGCCCTGTTTCAGCGAGCTATGATTGCCCAGGGCCAAGGCAGCAACGAGGCGGTCGCCGACGCCTATGATTTCAGCCGATATACGCGGGTCGTCGATGTCGGCGGCGGGCATGGACAGCTTCTCTCGGCCATCCTTGCCCGCAATCCCCATTTGAGCGGGGTTCTTCTCGATCTCGCCTCCGGAGTGGCGGCGGCGCGCCAGGAGGCCGGGAGCGATCCGTCGCGCACCGACTTCGTCGTCGGCGACTTCTTCGACAGCGTCCCCGTCGGCGACGTCTATGTAATCAAGAAGGTGATCCACGATTGGGACGATGAACGCGCCGAGTTGATCTTGCGCCGTTGCCGCGAGGCAATGCAAACGCATGGCAGGGTGCTTGTGGCCGAGACGCTCGTCCCTGCGGGCGACGAACCAGCCCAGATCAAGGCCATCGATGTGGTGATGCTCGCGGTCACCGGCGGCCTTGAGCGGACCGAGGCGCAATACGCCAGGCTGTTCGAGGCCGCAGGGCTGAAGCTCGAGCGAGTGATCGACACCACCGCGCCGATCTCGATCCTTGAGGCTTCGCCTGCCTAG
- a CDS encoding riboflavin synthase encodes MFTGIVTDVGTVATVKPLAEGVGLRIDTTYDPETIAIGASISCGGVCLTVTALPEHGSNARWFEVEAWEEALRLTTASSWKSGTRINLERALKIGDELGGHIVSGHVDGTAEIVERKEEGDAVRFTLEAPRHLAKFIAPKGSVALDGTSLTVNKVEGTRFDVLLIHHSLSVTTWGQRQAGDCVNLEIDTMARYAARLAEAAKEGL; translated from the coding sequence ATGTTTACTGGGATTGTGACTGACGTTGGCACTGTCGCTACCGTGAAGCCGCTGGCCGAAGGCGTTGGGCTGCGCATAGACACCACCTATGATCCCGAAACCATCGCCATCGGCGCCTCCATCTCCTGCGGCGGCGTTTGCCTGACGGTTACGGCGCTCCCCGAGCATGGTTCCAACGCGCGCTGGTTCGAAGTCGAGGCCTGGGAGGAGGCGCTGAGGCTCACCACGGCTTCAAGCTGGAAATCCGGCACCCGGATCAATCTGGAACGGGCGCTGAAGATCGGCGATGAGCTCGGCGGCCACATCGTTTCCGGCCATGTCGACGGCACGGCCGAGATCGTCGAGCGCAAGGAGGAGGGCGATGCCGTGCGCTTCACGCTGGAAGCGCCGCGGCATCTGGCGAAGTTCATCGCGCCGAAAGGGTCGGTCGCGCTCGACGGCACCTCGCTCACCGTCAACAAGGTCGAAGGCACCCGCTTCGACGTGCTGCTCATCCATCATTCGCTGAGCGTCACCACCTGGGGCCAACGCCAGGCCGGCGACTGCGTCAATCTCGAGATCGACACCATGGCCCGCTATGCCGCGCGCCTGGCGGAGGCGGCGAAAGAGGGGCTTTGA
- the ribD gene encoding bifunctional diaminohydroxyphosphoribosylaminopyrimidine deaminase/5-amino-6-(5-phosphoribosylamino)uracil reductase RibD, which produces MAGPRLDEAAQAALDRRFMAAAIRLSRRNAGRTSTNPSVGTIIVRDDGAGPMIVGTGVTAVGGRPHAETEALAEAGELARGATAYVTLEPCAHHGRTPPCANALVNAGVARVVGAASDPDPRVSGKGYAILRAAGVEVMEKVLAAEAAEQMAGYLTRSLKKRPEVTLKLALSSDGKIGRKGAGQVAITGEIARRDVYLMRAESDAILVGIGTALEDDPALTVRLPGLENRSPARIILDRQIRLPETSKLVSGVDRVPLYIAACLEADPHRRAALERAGVRFIGTETHNGVVALPELLEDLAALGMASVLVEGGAKVAKAFIEEDLVDRIVLFQGPEAIGKDGIASPIDADHIPAGFLKLRDMRFGEDSYAEWVRP; this is translated from the coding sequence ATGGCGGGACCGCGACTGGACGAGGCCGCGCAGGCGGCCCTTGATCGCCGTTTCATGGCCGCGGCCATCAGGTTGTCGCGCCGCAATGCCGGCCGCACCTCGACCAACCCTTCCGTCGGCACCATCATCGTGCGCGACGACGGCGCCGGCCCGATGATCGTCGGTACCGGCGTGACGGCCGTCGGCGGCCGCCCGCATGCCGAGACCGAAGCGCTGGCCGAGGCCGGCGAACTCGCGCGTGGTGCTACGGCTTACGTGACTTTGGAGCCTTGCGCCCACCACGGCCGCACGCCGCCTTGCGCCAACGCGCTGGTCAATGCCGGCGTCGCGCGCGTCGTCGGCGCGGCGAGCGATCCCGATCCGCGCGTCTCCGGCAAGGGCTACGCCATCCTGCGCGCCGCCGGCGTCGAGGTGATGGAGAAAGTGCTGGCCGCCGAGGCCGCCGAGCAGATGGCCGGCTATCTGACTCGTTCTCTGAAAAAACGCCCGGAAGTAACTCTGAAGCTTGCGCTTTCGAGTGACGGCAAGATCGGCCGCAAAGGCGCGGGCCAGGTCGCCATCACCGGCGAGATCGCGCGGCGCGACGTCTATCTGATGCGCGCCGAGTCCGACGCCATCCTGGTCGGCATCGGCACCGCTCTCGAGGACGACCCGGCGCTGACCGTGCGCCTTCCGGGACTGGAGAACCGCTCGCCGGCGCGCATCATCCTCGATCGGCAGATCCGGCTGCCGGAGACATCCAAGCTGGTATCCGGCGTCGACCGCGTGCCGCTCTATATCGCCGCCTGTCTGGAAGCCGACCCGCACCGGCGGGCGGCGCTCGAACGCGCGGGCGTGCGCTTCATCGGCACCGAAACCCACAATGGCGTGGTCGCCTTGCCGGAATTGCTGGAAGACCTTGCCGCGCTTGGCATGGCAAGCGTTTTGGTCGAAGGCGGCGCCAAGGTAGCCAAGGCCTTCATCGAGGAAGACCTGGTAGACCGCATCGTCCTGTTCCAGGGACCTGAGGCGATCGGCAAAGACGGTATTGCATCGCCTATCGACGCCGACCATATCCCGGCAGGTTTTCTCAAGCTGCGTGATATGCGCTTCGGCGAAGACAGTTACGCCGAGTGGGTAAGACCATGA
- the nrdR gene encoding transcriptional regulator NrdR, with amino-acid sequence MRCPYCQSEDTQVKDSRPAEDGAAIRRRRVCPDCGGRFTTFERVQLRDLVVVKKSGRKVPFDRDKLLRSVEIAVRKRNVDPERIDRAVTGIVRQLESSGETEVASGEVGRLVMDALKSLDDVAYVRFASVYRNFREAKDFHELLGELKGDEEKTEEDAG; translated from the coding sequence ATGCGCTGTCCCTATTGCCAGTCCGAAGATACGCAGGTGAAGGATTCGCGTCCCGCCGAGGACGGCGCGGCGATCCGCAGGCGGCGGGTGTGCCCCGATTGCGGCGGCCGTTTCACGACTTTCGAGCGCGTCCAACTGCGCGACCTTGTCGTCGTCAAGAAGTCCGGCCGCAAGGTGCCTTTCGACCGTGACAAGCTGCTGCGCTCCGTCGAGATCGCCGTGCGCAAGCGCAATGTCGACCCCGAGCGCATCGACCGCGCGGTCACCGGCATCGTGCGCCAGCTCGAAAGCTCCGGCGAAACCGAGGTTGCTTCGGGCGAAGTCGGCCGGCTGGTCATGGATGCGCTGAAATCGCTGGATGACGTCGCCTATGTCCGCTTCGCCTCGGTCTATCGCAATTTCCGCGAGGCCAAGGATTTTCACGAGCTGCTGGGCGAATTGAAGGGCGACGAGGAAAAAACTGAAGAGGACGCCGGCTGA
- the glyA gene encoding serine hydroxymethyltransferase yields MSNAAAASSKFESFFETTLADADPEIFGAIRNELGRQRHEIELIASENIVSRAVLEAQGSIMTNKYAEGYPGKRYYGGCQFVDVAEELAIERAKKLFGCNFANVQPNSGSQMNQAVFLALLQPGDTFMGLDLNSGGHLTHGSPVNMSGKWFKVVSYGVRKEDHLLDMDAIEKTAHETKPKLILAGGTAYSRIWDWKRFREIADSIGAYLMVDMAHIAGLVAGGMHPSPLPHAHVVTTTTHKSLRGPRGGMILCNDEDIAKKMNSAVFPGLQGGPLMHVIAAKAVALGEALKPSFKAYAESIVANAKALASSLQETGLDIVSGGTDNHLMLVDLRPKNATGKRAEAALGRANITCNKNGIPFDPEKPFVTSGVRLGTPAGTTRGFGQAEFREIGKLIAEVLDGLKVANSDDGNAAVEAAVKAKVTALTDRFPLYPYLG; encoded by the coding sequence ATGTCAAACGCAGCGGCAGCCTCCAGCAAATTCGAATCCTTCTTCGAGACCACGCTTGCCGACGCCGATCCGGAAATCTTCGGCGCCATCCGCAACGAGCTTGGCCGCCAGCGCCACGAGATCGAGCTGATCGCGTCGGAAAACATCGTTTCGCGCGCCGTGCTCGAAGCTCAGGGCTCGATCATGACCAACAAATATGCCGAGGGTTATCCGGGCAAGCGTTACTATGGCGGCTGCCAGTTCGTCGACGTGGCCGAGGAACTGGCCATCGAGCGCGCGAAAAAGCTTTTTGGCTGTAACTTCGCCAACGTTCAGCCGAACTCGGGCAGTCAGATGAACCAGGCCGTGTTCCTGGCGCTGTTGCAGCCCGGCGACACCTTCATGGGCCTCGACCTGAATTCGGGCGGCCATCTCACCCACGGCTCTCCGGTCAACATGAGCGGCAAGTGGTTCAAGGTCGTCTCCTATGGCGTGCGCAAGGAAGACCATTTGCTCGACATGGACGCGATCGAGAAGACCGCGCATGAGACGAAGCCGAAGCTGATCCTGGCCGGCGGCACCGCCTATTCGCGCATCTGGGACTGGAAGCGTTTCCGCGAGATCGCCGATTCGATCGGCGCCTATCTGATGGTCGACATGGCGCATATCGCCGGCCTCGTCGCCGGCGGCATGCATCCGTCGCCGTTGCCTCATGCCCATGTCGTGACCACGACGACCCACAAATCGCTGCGCGGTCCGCGCGGCGGCATGATCCTGTGCAACGACGAGGACATCGCCAAGAAGATGAATTCGGCGGTGTTTCCGGGCTTGCAGGGCGGCCCGCTGATGCATGTCATCGCCGCCAAGGCGGTGGCGCTCGGCGAGGCGCTGAAGCCGAGCTTCAAGGCCTATGCCGAAAGCATCGTCGCCAATGCCAAGGCGCTGGCGTCCAGCCTGCAGGAGACGGGCCTCGATATCGTCTCCGGCGGTACCGACAACCATTTGATGCTGGTCGACCTTCGGCCGAAGAACGCCACCGGCAAGCGCGCGGAAGCCGCCCTCGGCCGCGCCAACATCACCTGCAACAAGAACGGCATCCCGTTCGATCCGGAAAAGCCGTTCGTGACGTCGGGCGTACGCCTCGGCACGCCGGCCGGCACCACGCGCGGCTTCGGCCAGGCCGAATTCCGCGAGATCGGCAAGCTGATCGCCGAGGTGCTGGACGGGCTGAAGGTGGCGAATTCCGACGACGGCAATGCGGCCGTCGAGGCCGCCGTCAAAGCCAAGGTGACGGCGTTGACCGACCGCTTCCCGCTCTACCCCTATCTCGGCTGA
- a CDS encoding Na+/H+ antiporter, translated as MDVAVFILVVLAFVTVSGALVRLVRVPLPVLQIAIGAALAWPARGLHVEIDPELFLLVFIPPLLFGDAFSAPKRELIALRSPILDLAIGLVFFTIVGFGYALHWLVPSIPLVVAFALAAVLSPTDAVAVSSIVDRNVVPARLMHILEGESLLNDASGLVMFRFTVAAALTGSFSFAEASLSFFLAVAIGILAGIAALFIAAKSLQILGRITSTPAEAQVLVMVLLPFVAYLVAEHLNASGVLAAVTAGLLTGYSGIVRHMAVSARIQTISLWSMLIFIFNGSLFILLGLQLPDIIRKVPPELTTRHWLFEPALTVLLLTLCLIGLRYVWIWIGDMGAVLAARLGRRKAEPFGFRVRLAGSIAGVRGAVTLAGILSLPLTLQDGSPFPARDLVIFLAAGVIICSLAIASLALPTVSRGLVEPGEHPGAAEERRARVGAANAAIARIEGLASDGSEGEAHMKLAIAESVASIYRRRISLSDGADEARAETRESGRIELGFRLAGIEAERAELQAMLRRGDINDHTARKLFTEITFSEAILKGREPRD; from the coding sequence ATGGACGTCGCCGTCTTTATTCTCGTCGTGCTCGCCTTCGTAACGGTTTCCGGTGCGCTGGTGCGGCTGGTGCGCGTGCCGCTGCCGGTGCTGCAGATCGCGATCGGCGCCGCCCTGGCCTGGCCGGCACGCGGCCTGCATGTCGAGATCGACCCGGAGCTGTTCCTCCTGGTATTCATTCCGCCGCTTCTGTTCGGTGACGCCTTCTCGGCGCCGAAGCGCGAACTGATAGCGTTGCGCAGCCCGATCCTCGACCTCGCCATCGGGCTCGTCTTCTTCACCATCGTCGGCTTCGGTTACGCCTTGCACTGGCTGGTGCCGAGCATCCCGCTGGTCGTCGCCTTCGCTCTGGCCGCCGTGCTGTCGCCGACCGATGCGGTCGCCGTGTCCTCGATCGTCGACCGCAATGTCGTCCCGGCGCGGCTGATGCACATATTGGAAGGCGAATCCCTGCTCAACGACGCCTCGGGTCTGGTGATGTTCCGCTTCACGGTCGCGGCGGCGCTGACCGGCAGCTTTTCGTTCGCCGAGGCATCTCTGAGCTTCTTCTTGGCTGTGGCGATCGGCATTCTCGCCGGCATCGCGGCGCTGTTCATCGCCGCGAAGTCGTTGCAGATCCTCGGCCGTATCACCAGCACACCGGCCGAGGCGCAGGTGCTGGTCATGGTGCTGTTGCCCTTCGTCGCCTATCTGGTCGCCGAGCATTTGAACGCGTCGGGCGTTCTGGCGGCGGTCACCGCCGGTCTTCTGACCGGATACTCCGGCATCGTCCGCCACATGGCGGTCTCGGCGCGCATCCAGACGATCTCGCTCTGGTCGATGCTGATCTTCATCTTCAACGGCTCGCTCTTCATCCTGCTTGGCCTGCAACTGCCCGACATCATCCGCAAGGTGCCGCCGGAATTGACGACCCGGCATTGGCTGTTCGAGCCGGCATTGACCGTGCTGTTGCTCACGCTCTGCCTGATCGGGCTGCGCTATGTCTGGATCTGGATTGGCGACATGGGCGCCGTGCTTGCCGCGCGGCTCGGCAGGCGCAAAGCCGAACCCTTTGGCTTTCGCGTCAGGCTTGCCGGCTCCATTGCAGGCGTGCGCGGCGCGGTGACGCTGGCCGGCATCCTGTCCCTGCCGCTTACCTTGCAAGACGGCTCGCCCTTTCCGGCCCGCGACCTCGTGATCTTCCTCGCTGCCGGCGTCATCATCTGCTCGCTGGCGATCGCCAGCCTTGCCCTGCCAACGGTTTCGCGAGGCCTCGTCGAGCCCGGCGAGCATCCAGGTGCGGCCGAAGAGCGCCGCGCCCGCGTCGGCGCAGCCAACGCGGCCATCGCCAGGATCGAAGGCCTCGCCAGCGACGGCAGTGAAGGGGAGGCGCACATGAAGCTTGCCATCGCCGAGAGCGTCGCATCCATCTACCGGCGGCGCATCTCGCTCTCCGACGGCGCCGACGAAGCGCGCGCCGAGACCCGCGAATCCGGGCGGATCGAGCTCGGATTCAGGCTTGCCGGCATCGAGGCCGAGCGGGCCGAACTGCAGGCGATGCTTCGCCGTGGCGACATCAATGACCATACGGCGCGCAAGCTGTTCACCGAGATCACCTTCTCGGAAGCGATCCTCAAGGGCCGCGAACCGCGGGATTAG
- a CDS encoding acetamidase/formamidase family protein, with amino-acid sequence MVRPLNDGHDFVFQLGGHAPRLSVRAGEQFTVFTEDCFSSKLTSVDGKPREVAPYPKVNPLVGPIAVEGIRAGDIMAIRLHRLEPARDWGVATISPNFGFLSGTRASPNLQQEQDERVWIWRLSPDRTQLTTRTSSGRTLRAGYRPFHGTLGVAPAHGEVRLGVVPGDFGGNFDIPDLREGATLYLRANVDGGHIYIGDGHYAQGDGEIAGTAVEGAFFTSLSAEKAMPDESFDWPRLETESHIGVIGCARPLDDAARIAVAGLVRWVAQRTGLDTMDAHQLVSQTCSLRIGNVVNPAFTALCSVPKAVLSP; translated from the coding sequence TTGGTTCGACCGCTGAACGACGGGCACGATTTCGTCTTCCAACTGGGAGGGCATGCGCCGCGGCTTTCCGTCAGGGCTGGCGAGCAATTCACGGTGTTCACCGAGGACTGCTTTTCCAGCAAGCTGACGAGCGTCGACGGCAAGCCGCGCGAGGTCGCGCCCTATCCGAAAGTCAACCCGCTGGTCGGTCCGATCGCCGTTGAAGGGATCAGGGCCGGCGATATCATGGCGATCCGCCTGCATCGCCTGGAGCCCGCTCGTGACTGGGGTGTGGCGACGATTTCGCCGAATTTCGGCTTCCTGTCGGGAACCCGCGCCTCGCCCAACTTGCAGCAGGAGCAGGACGAGCGGGTGTGGATATGGCGCCTCTCGCCGGATCGAACGCAGTTGACCACACGGACCTCCTCCGGCCGCACGCTGCGCGCCGGCTACCGGCCTTTCCACGGCACGTTGGGCGTCGCGCCCGCTCATGGCGAGGTTCGCCTCGGCGTCGTTCCCGGCGACTTCGGCGGCAATTTCGACATCCCGGACCTGAGGGAAGGCGCGACGCTCTACCTGCGGGCGAATGTCGATGGCGGGCACATCTATATCGGTGACGGACATTACGCGCAGGGCGATGGCGAGATCGCGGGCACCGCGGTCGAGGGCGCCTTCTTCACTTCCCTGTCCGCCGAGAAGGCGATGCCGGATGAGAGCTTCGACTGGCCGCGCCTGGAGACTGAAAGCCATATCGGCGTCATTGGCTGCGCGCGGCCGCTGGACGACGCCGCCCGCATCGCGGTCGCCGGGCTGGTGCGCTGGGTGGCGCAACGGACAGGCCTGGACACGATGGACGCGCATCAACTGGTCAGTCAGACCTGCAGCCTGCGCATCGGCAATGTAGTGAATCCCGCCTTCACGGCGCTTTGTTCCGTGCCCAAGGCGGTTCTGTCGCCATAG
- a CDS encoding alpha/beta fold hydrolase, whose product MVTLNIMRWGDRGAPKTMVALHGITANAGAMTEPARVLAARGWQVIAPDMRGHGESARGDGDFSFDSLLSDFAGNLPAAPDVLLGHSFGGTLAQLGVLRGLFRPKAMLLEDPVSHFADKATPKGMLDWDEANLPHDIEGLLKLNPGWSRRDAAWKVVSLEQISFDDARSAFAGNAPWDLRDEAARLARMLPTVWVLPEMSRFVPPDDTARLRAEVGERSVVVMPNVGHSIHRDATQAFVDIVETLGAGTWFDR is encoded by the coding sequence ATGGTGACGCTCAACATCATGCGCTGGGGCGACCGCGGCGCGCCGAAGACGATGGTGGCGCTGCACGGCATCACCGCCAATGCGGGCGCCATGACCGAGCCGGCGCGTGTGCTTGCCGCGCGTGGCTGGCAGGTGATCGCTCCCGACATGCGCGGCCACGGCGAAAGCGCGCGGGGCGACGGCGATTTTTCCTTCGACAGCCTGCTCTCCGATTTCGCCGGGAACCTGCCTGCCGCGCCGGATGTGCTGCTTGGCCATTCCTTCGGCGGCACGCTGGCGCAGCTTGGCGTGTTGCGCGGCCTGTTCCGGCCGAAGGCAATGCTTCTGGAAGACCCGGTCTCGCATTTCGCCGACAAGGCGACGCCGAAGGGCATGTTGGACTGGGACGAAGCAAATCTGCCCCACGACATCGAGGGGCTGCTGAAACTCAATCCCGGCTGGTCGCGGCGGGACGCCGCCTGGAAAGTCGTGTCGCTCGAGCAGATCTCGTTCGATGACGCGCGTTCAGCCTTCGCCGGCAACGCGCCCTGGGATCTGCGGGATGAGGCGGCGCGCCTGGCCCGGATGCTGCCGACGGTTTGGGTCCTGCCGGAAATGAGCCGGTTTGTCCCGCCCGACGACACCGCGCGCCTGCGGGCAGAGGTCGGCGAGCGGTCTGTCGTTGTGATGCCCAATGTCGGCCATAGTATCCATCGCGACGCCACGCAGGCATTCGTCGACATAGTCGAGACACTGGGAGCCGGCACTTGGTTCGACCGCTGA
- a CDS encoding glutamine amidotransferase: MTKSRRVLIAGESWTVHSIHQKGFDSFTTTEYAEGVRWLRDALEGGGWDVVYQPAHVAARDFPFSAGELAKFDCIMLSDIGANTLLLHPDTFVRSKTLPNRLEAIRDYVLGGGGLVMIGGYMTFQGIDAKARYRDTEVAEVLGVEMEAGDDRAERPQGVKPRVAAASHPIVGGLEAEWPALLGYNRFAARQKATVVATVGNDPLIVAAEFGKGRSVAFASDCGPHWAPPAFVDWPGYTTLWRQIVGWAAGA, from the coding sequence ATGACAAAGAGCCGTCGCGTCCTGATCGCGGGCGAATCCTGGACCGTTCATTCGATCCACCAGAAGGGTTTCGATTCCTTCACCACGACGGAGTACGCCGAAGGCGTGCGCTGGCTGCGCGACGCCCTCGAAGGCGGTGGCTGGGACGTTGTCTACCAGCCGGCCCATGTCGCCGCGCGCGACTTCCCCTTCAGCGCCGGCGAACTGGCGAAGTTCGACTGCATTATGCTGAGCGACATCGGCGCCAACACCCTGTTGCTCCATCCCGACACGTTCGTGCGGTCGAAGACGCTGCCCAATCGCCTCGAAGCGATACGCGACTATGTCCTCGGCGGCGGCGGACTGGTGATGATCGGCGGCTATATGACCTTCCAGGGCATCGACGCCAAGGCGCGCTATCGCGACACCGAAGTCGCGGAGGTGCTGGGCGTGGAAATGGAGGCGGGCGATGACCGCGCCGAGCGACCGCAAGGCGTGAAGCCGCGTGTTGCCGCAGCAAGTCACCCGATCGTCGGCGGGCTGGAAGCGGAATGGCCGGCGCTGCTCGGCTACAACCGCTTTGCCGCCAGGCAGAAGGCGACGGTGGTCGCGACCGTCGGCAACGATCCCTTGATCGTCGCGGCGGAATTCGGCAAGGGGCGGTCGGTCGCATTCGCGTCGGATTGCGGGCCGCATTGGGCGCCGCCCGCTTTTGTCGATTGGCCGGGCTACACGACGCTCTGGCGGCAGATCGTCGGCTGGGCGGCGGGAGCCTGA
- a CDS encoding nucleoside hydrolase, with amino-acid sequence MTKPIILDCDPGNDDALGILVAAGHKALDLKAVTTGAGHLAGDRTARNGAIVLAVAGRSDVPVSAGAMGPLVRERLIAGILDQTGALDPERPDLEAVNLDPRHSSDLIAEMVLSGAAETVVTTGPLTNLAMALRRNPGLAERIGRIVSLGGAWGLGNKTAAAEWNVLCDPEAAAIVFGAGIPLTLVPVDVGPQAVITEGLIADAEAIGGKVGLFAAELLRSLNTTFRPGVFGPGAMPLNDPVASLVAAEPSLARTVPARVEVELAGKFTYGRTVIDFAGRSGPPNAEITVELDGEGIHAAFIAALKRLASRSYKTGEEV; translated from the coding sequence ATGACGAAGCCGATCATCCTCGACTGTGATCCGGGCAATGACGATGCCCTGGGCATCCTGGTCGCCGCCGGCCATAAGGCGCTCGACCTGAAGGCGGTGACGACGGGTGCCGGTCATCTCGCCGGGGACCGCACGGCGCGCAACGGCGCCATCGTCCTTGCCGTTGCGGGGCGCAGCGACGTTCCGGTTTCGGCCGGCGCCATGGGGCCGTTGGTGCGCGAAAGGCTGATCGCCGGCATCCTCGACCAAACCGGTGCGCTCGACCCGGAGCGGCCGGACCTCGAAGCGGTCAACCTCGATCCACGCCACTCCAGCGACCTCATCGCCGAGATGGTCCTTTCAGGCGCCGCCGAAACCGTCGTCACCACCGGTCCGCTGACCAATCTGGCCATGGCGCTGCGGCGCAATCCCGGCCTGGCGGAGAGGATCGGGCGCATCGTCTCGCTCGGCGGGGCCTGGGGGCTCGGCAACAAGACAGCGGCGGCGGAGTGGAATGTTCTATGCGATCCGGAGGCGGCAGCCATCGTGTTCGGGGCCGGCATTCCTTTGACGCTTGTTCCGGTCGACGTGGGACCGCAGGCGGTTATCACCGAAGGATTGATCGCGGACGCCGAGGCGATTGGCGGCAAGGTCGGGCTCTTCGCCGCCGAGCTCCTGCGCTCGCTGAACACGACATTCCGCCCGGGCGTGTTCGGGCCCGGCGCCATGCCGCTCAACGATCCCGTGGCATCGCTCGTAGCGGCCGAACCCTCCCTGGCCAGGACCGTTCCGGCTCGGGTCGAGGTCGAGCTCGCCGGCAAGTTCACCTATGGCCGCACGGTCATCGACTTTGCCGGACGTTCGGGGCCGCCGAACGCCGAAATCACCGTCGAGCTTGACGGGGAGGGCATCCACGCCGCTTTCATCGCCGCACTGAAGCGGCTGGCCAGCCGGTCTTACAAAACAGGAGAGGAAGTATGA
- a CDS encoding ABC transporter permease, which produces MNLASLLAAVLEQSTPILLAALAAMITLRANILNVAVEGMMLAAAFAAIAVGDWSGSAWPAFLSALVVAVVLSQLLALLTLRFFADFIVAGLGINLLAAGGTLFILERYYNSPGGLRPIAFPDIWHVPAGSLSWLPVLGPAFEGQSIIVLIALVVVPLTYVFLYKTPLGASLRAAGEDEHAARSAGIRIAAMKALSLAISGLLAGLAGAQLAMDKLHFFLPDMTSGRGFIGLAATLFGGGQPWMTAAASFLFGFFGALGDRLQVFAIPSQFVLMLPYLAAIIGLTFARWRILVRNRPARIQDNPQ; this is translated from the coding sequence ATGAACCTCGCATCGCTGCTCGCCGCGGTCCTTGAACAGTCGACCCCGATCCTGCTTGCCGCGCTGGCGGCAATGATCACCTTGCGCGCCAACATCCTCAATGTCGCGGTCGAGGGCATGATGCTGGCGGCCGCCTTCGCGGCCATCGCCGTCGGCGACTGGAGCGGCAGCGCCTGGCCGGCCTTCCTGTCGGCGCTGGTGGTCGCGGTGGTGCTTTCGCAGCTTCTGGCGCTGCTGACCTTGCGCTTCTTCGCCGACTTCATCGTGGCGGGCCTTGGCATCAACCTGCTCGCCGCAGGCGGCACGCTCTTCATCCTCGAGCGCTACTACAACAGTCCGGGCGGCCTGAGGCCGATCGCCTTTCCCGACATCTGGCATGTTCCGGCCGGATCGCTGTCCTGGCTGCCTGTGCTCGGCCCGGCCTTCGAAGGCCAAAGCATCATCGTGCTGATCGCACTTGTCGTGGTCCCACTCACCTATGTCTTCCTCTACAAGACGCCGCTCGGCGCCAGCCTGCGGGCCGCGGGAGAGGACGAGCACGCAGCGCGTTCCGCCGGCATCCGCATCGCTGCCATGAAGGCCCTGTCCTTGGCGATCAGCGGCTTGCTGGCCGGGCTTGCCGGCGCGCAGCTTGCCATGGACAAGCTGCATTTCTTCCTGCCGGACATGACCAGCGGCCGCGGCTTCATCGGGCTGGCCGCGACGCTGTTCGGCGGCGGCCAACCCTGGATGACGGCTGCGGCGTCCTTCCTGTTCGGCTTCTTCGGCGCGCTGGGCGACCGCCTGCAAGTGTTCGCCATCCCCTCGCAGTTCGTGCTGATGCTGCCCTATCTCGCCGCCATCATCGGCCTGACCTTCGCCCGCTGGCGCATCCTGGTGCGCAACCGCCCGGCCAGAATTCAGGACAATCCCCAATGA